A portion of the Candidatus Zixiibacteriota bacterium genome contains these proteins:
- the nuoE gene encoding NADH-quinone oxidoreductase subunit NuoE: MDTKQDEFKPFNVDIWKYDGHAGALIPLLQSAQDTYGYISERAIDYISHVTGIPPAEVYGVVTFYAQFRTKPLGEKVIKVCNGTACHVNGVKEIANTLSDELAISYDETTDDGKFSMVSVACLGCCSLAPVVMVNNETFGRLTPIRTRKLVKDLRRK, from the coding sequence ATGGACACTAAACAAGACGAATTCAAACCTTTCAACGTCGACATCTGGAAATACGACGGCCACGCCGGTGCTCTGATTCCACTGCTGCAATCAGCTCAGGACACTTACGGCTACATCTCCGAACGCGCCATCGACTACATCAGTCACGTCACCGGAATCCCGCCGGCGGAGGTCTACGGTGTGGTCACCTTCTATGCGCAATTTCGCACCAAACCCCTTGGTGAAAAAGTTATCAAGGTCTGCAACGGCACGGCTTGTCACGTCAACGGCGTCAAAGAAATCGCCAACACGCTTTCCGACGAACTCGCCATCAGCTACGACGAAACCACCGACGACGGCAAATTCAGCATGGTCTCGGTAGCCTGTCTTGGCTGCTGCTCACTGGCACCCGTCGTGATGGTCAACAACGAAACGTTCGGCCGCCTCACGCCGATTCGAACCCGCAAACTCGTCAAAGATCTGCGGCGCAAGTAG
- a CDS encoding Lrp/AsnC ligand binding domain-containing protein: protein MTNLNDEKMAPALLLLKTTNPELRTDLIARLLKFDHVVTCEAVDGDFDIIATIEPLSGVGLDHFVSSMVKPLPAVARTELCRVDTLVDNDHVPPNDNPIAESYLFVEVDDSRFQTVFQAVSLLSATASCQVAEPPCSLIVRMRGSNFDFLNKVVNEKIRPLPGVLRARQHRIIKLAGF from the coding sequence ATGACGAATCTTAATGATGAGAAGATGGCTCCAGCGCTGCTGCTGTTGAAAACCACGAATCCGGAACTGCGCACTGACCTGATCGCAAGACTCCTTAAGTTCGATCATGTGGTCACCTGCGAAGCCGTTGACGGCGACTTTGACATTATCGCTACCATCGAGCCCCTCTCCGGAGTTGGCCTGGACCATTTCGTCAGCTCTATGGTCAAGCCGTTACCGGCGGTTGCCAGGACCGAACTCTGCCGCGTCGACACACTGGTAGACAACGATCATGTCCCGCCAAACGACAATCCAATCGCCGAATCGTATCTCTTTGTCGAGGTCGACGACAGCCGCTTCCAGACCGTTTTCCAGGCAGTAAGTCTCTTAAGCGCAACAGCTTCCTGCCAGGTCGCCGAACCGCCGTGCTCGCTCATCGTCCGCATGCGCGGTTCCAACTTCGATTTCCTCAATAAGGTAGTTAACGAAAAAATCCGCCCGCTGCCCGGTGTCCTCCGCGCCCGCCAGCACAGAATCATCAAGTTAGCCGGCTTCTGA
- a CDS encoding CHAT domain-containing protein: protein MRTRLLLPLLLLPAVVGLNAVDGARPEPADSATYSRFQLYRAIQQRLERYFDFEDARALREAEEMATALTEEFADSFYLRQCSRYRIWRSSQNPERPLLKQRFQELSALLGAATADTVVAGRFAALGDDFERLGDTAAAVICRQHGGDLYSRLGSFDAAARQLDRALRSARALGDWDGTGRTFNLVGSHLERAGKYLAAGEYFDSARVIRMQIGDRRGVAETLGNISAIYLVFDDRERAYQFAAEALRLRREANDGAATLQTLFNIIPTFAGVQPLDTMSRLLAEAESLAAANPQMATAGRLDYCRAAMLRAGGATDSALLLLKQAAADPAIQSDRRLQLLVLQDLASLDVAVGDYRAALQTYLRAQALAESLRQRPASATIAHNLGALQQRLGDLEGAEESYRQALTLRRQLQMGGQSLGTLVNLADIYTTAGDFATAAEYLQQAAIVAGVARDQGDWELVFLALARLGSARGETEEAMGWIDSALVSDDGSGTQRRFDLLCLKAEVARQGRRLSEAKQYQEQAQQMPISGATRINAQKIALLKALCAFDAGEWADARGELAQLVAEIEHTRSALPDLQLRSIYQAQSRFVYEKLIATDYELYRRSSDGGWVDSMLLYSEKAKSRSLLDALEAPTAPGDRYSAREGRLLATLDSLETVLGRDATASPSNSARRQAEQVESELRRLRLARAGIVNPAAYELQDLSVAEIRRGLSDEHTAVFSYLLAPERSFLVIIDQSGATVTVLPGRAEITRAVTRFSRVIQQSISEETLLDSVSLAAEYLGEIVLPVRLLQDRRYQHLFISADAALSLVPFEALRVSGDYLIAASDVVMVPSLHLLQMSSGAESGRKGRLLAIADPRRGAAMRQLPYADDEVAWIAEALGRERVSSLAGAAATRAALGRQDLGSFDYLHFATHSSIHYDDPLRSKIWLSQDTLEGGGDYLTIADIRKLKLHANLVVLSSCESGGGEFELGEGMNGFVRAFFEAGAHNLIVSLWEVEDFATATLMRAFYRHLDNGYAAALRAAKLEMLSSPRRKHRHPFYWSPFVLTSSGAAN from the coding sequence ATGCGAACAAGGTTGTTACTGCCCCTTCTGCTTCTGCCAGCAGTAGTCGGATTAAATGCGGTCGATGGTGCACGACCGGAACCGGCGGACAGCGCCACCTATTCGCGGTTCCAGTTGTATCGCGCGATCCAACAACGGCTTGAGCGTTACTTCGATTTTGAAGACGCCCGTGCACTGCGCGAGGCCGAAGAGATGGCCACGGCGCTGACCGAAGAGTTTGCCGACAGCTTCTATCTTCGGCAATGCTCAAGGTATCGGATCTGGCGCAGTTCGCAGAACCCTGAACGCCCGCTTCTGAAGCAGCGATTCCAGGAGTTGAGTGCGCTGCTGGGGGCAGCGACCGCAGATACGGTTGTGGCAGGCCGATTCGCCGCGCTCGGCGATGACTTTGAACGTCTCGGTGACACCGCCGCTGCAGTTATCTGCCGACAGCACGGCGGCGATCTGTACTCGCGCCTGGGATCATTCGATGCAGCGGCGCGGCAATTGGACCGTGCCCTGCGGTCTGCGCGTGCACTCGGTGATTGGGACGGCACCGGGAGAACCTTCAATCTGGTCGGCAGTCACCTTGAGCGAGCAGGGAAGTATCTGGCAGCGGGGGAGTATTTTGATTCGGCGCGAGTGATCCGGATGCAGATCGGAGATCGGCGTGGTGTTGCCGAGACTCTGGGCAACATCTCGGCGATTTACCTGGTGTTCGACGACCGGGAGCGCGCCTATCAGTTTGCGGCGGAAGCGCTGCGGTTACGACGGGAGGCGAATGACGGCGCGGCGACGCTGCAGACGCTGTTTAATATCATTCCGACTTTTGCCGGTGTGCAGCCGCTTGACACGATGAGCCGGCTTCTGGCAGAAGCCGAGAGTTTGGCGGCGGCGAATCCGCAGATGGCCACAGCGGGACGACTCGACTATTGCCGGGCGGCGATGTTGCGCGCCGGCGGAGCAACCGATTCGGCGCTTCTGCTGCTGAAGCAAGCGGCAGCCGATCCAGCGATCCAAAGCGATCGTCGTCTGCAACTGCTGGTGCTGCAGGATCTCGCTTCACTGGATGTAGCGGTAGGCGATTACCGCGCGGCGCTACAAACGTATCTGCGGGCACAAGCGCTGGCGGAATCGTTGCGCCAGCGTCCGGCGTCAGCGACGATCGCCCACAATCTCGGCGCGCTGCAACAGCGACTCGGCGATCTCGAAGGCGCGGAGGAGTCGTATCGTCAGGCGTTGACGCTGCGGCGGCAATTGCAGATGGGCGGGCAGTCGCTCGGAACGCTGGTAAATCTGGCCGACATCTACACCACGGCCGGGGATTTTGCGACCGCGGCGGAGTATCTCCAGCAGGCGGCGATCGTGGCCGGGGTTGCGCGGGATCAAGGCGACTGGGAATTGGTTTTCCTCGCACTGGCGCGGCTCGGCAGCGCGCGCGGCGAGACGGAAGAGGCGATGGGTTGGATTGATTCGGCATTGGTCAGCGATGATGGCAGCGGCACGCAACGGCGCTTTGATTTGCTCTGCCTCAAGGCGGAAGTGGCCCGCCAGGGTCGGCGGCTGTCCGAGGCAAAGCAGTACCAAGAACAAGCCCAACAAATGCCGATCAGCGGAGCTACGAGGATCAATGCCCAGAAAATAGCGTTACTGAAGGCTCTGTGCGCATTTGACGCAGGTGAGTGGGCTGATGCTCGCGGCGAGCTGGCGCAATTGGTGGCGGAGATCGAGCATACGCGATCGGCGCTGCCGGATCTGCAGTTGCGCAGCATCTACCAGGCGCAATCGCGATTTGTGTACGAGAAGTTGATTGCCACCGACTATGAGCTGTATCGCCGTAGCAGCGACGGCGGTTGGGTTGACTCGATGCTACTCTACAGCGAGAAGGCTAAATCACGGAGCTTGCTGGATGCGCTGGAAGCACCGACTGCGCCCGGAGACCGATATAGTGCGCGCGAGGGGCGTCTGCTGGCAACCCTGGACAGCCTGGAGACGGTGCTGGGTCGCGATGCGACGGCATCGCCATCCAACAGCGCGCGCCGACAGGCAGAGCAGGTGGAGAGTGAGTTACGGCGGCTGCGGCTTGCCCGGGCCGGAATTGTCAATCCGGCCGCATATGAGCTGCAAGATCTTTCGGTCGCCGAGATCCGTCGGGGGTTAAGCGACGAGCACACGGCCGTGTTCAGTTATTTGCTGGCGCCGGAGCGGTCGTTTTTGGTGATCATTGACCAAAGCGGCGCGACGGTGACGGTGTTGCCGGGGCGGGCGGAGATCACGCGCGCGGTGACGCGATTCAGCCGGGTCATTCAGCAATCGATCAGCGAGGAGACGCTGCTGGACAGCGTCAGTCTCGCTGCGGAGTACCTCGGAGAGATAGTGCTTCCGGTCAGACTCCTGCAAGACCGACGTTATCAGCATTTGTTCATCAGCGCCGACGCCGCCTTGAGTTTGGTGCCGTTCGAGGCGCTGCGCGTCAGTGGGGACTACCTGATTGCGGCGAGCGACGTCGTGATGGTGCCGTCGCTGCATCTGCTTCAGATGTCCAGCGGCGCAGAGTCGGGGCGGAAGGGACGGTTGCTGGCGATTGCCGATCCGCGGCGCGGGGCGGCGATGAGACAACTTCCCTACGCCGATGATGAAGTCGCCTGGATCGCGGAGGCACTGGGTCGGGAACGGGTGAGCAGTTTAGCGGGAGCGGCGGCGACGCGCGCGGCGCTGGGGCGTCAGGATTTGGGGAGCTTCGATTACTTGCATTTTGCCACGCATTCGAGCATCCACTACGACGATCCGCTGCGCTCGAAGATCTGGCTGTCGCAGGACACGCTGGAGGGCGGCGGCGATTATCTGACGATCGCAGACATCCGCAAACTGAAGCTGCATGCCAACCTGGTGGTGCTGTCGTCGTGCGAGTCGGGCGGGGGCGAGTTTGAATTAGGCGAAGGAATGAACGGGTTTGTGCGGGCGTTCTTCGAGGCGGGGGCGCACAACTTGATCGTTTCGTTGTGGGAGGTTGAGGATTTTGCGACGGCAACTTTGATGCGCGCGTTCTATCGCCATCTGGACAATGGGTATGCTGCGGCGCTGCGGGCGGCGAAGTTGGAGATGTTGTCATCGCCGCGGCGCAAGCACCGGCATCCGTTTTATTGGTCGCCATTCGTGTTGACGAGTTCGGGGGCGGCGAATTAG